The genomic window AGTTTTGCTGAGGTTTTCTCTGTCATTTAACCCCTAGTGCTACGTGTCCAAACTAATGAGGAAATGCAGTGCCAATAATTTGAGGGTTGGATCCTGAACTTTGATCTAAATAAAAGTTATTGTCTCCAATTAACAGTAGAAGCAACATCTGGGATTatatttagcagaaaaaaattctttccattttgattattttttgccTAAGAAACCCCTCTGATCCATGAGAGGACTGACTATGTCACTAACAGAAACAACGAGGAAAGGTCTGTTTACACTCTACCAAACTGCAGACAAGACAGCTTCCTAGAAAACATGATGTTAAATTATATCTAGTGTGCTCCAAATGTTGAGGAAAGAGGGTTGCAACTATTTTAATTACTGTAATCTTCTGGTCTCAGCCTCGGCATCACCCATTTCTGCCATAATTATTCAAGTCTTCAAGTTGTTGTACTGCAAGAAGGAAAAGTTATACTATGATCTTCACTTTGCatttgggaagaaaattaaaaagaaattaatattttgacaTACTAAAAGATTTTGTGTAACTCCTTTAGGCTTTCTTTAGTATTCAGAACATCGTTTATAACTGCCTCAGGAAACATAACTAGACACAGAACTTCAAGTATaaagaacaaagcaaacttTGTGGAGCCAAACAATAATGCGCGGCAGCAGCCTGGCAGGTCAGCTGCTGAGAAATCCTCCAGTTAGTCTTGGTTCATTTTGTTcagtaaaaaagcaaacataatCTAAATTAAAGCTAAATTTGCCTGCTCGTATTATATATATGAGTGGCAATTCtttaaattgtttaaaataaCAATCTGAATGGAAATGGAATTCATAGTGATTCTTATAATAACTACATTTGTACTTTATCTGCCACCTGTTACTGAAAACACATGATTATCTCAATCACATTTCTCCCTGAATTTAGGGAGTATTTTCTGCGATGAAATATTCTGGCTGTGTTGACAAGGTTCTGTAAATTATATTCGggaataaatttaaataaactactgtaaaaatttaaaaggatataaagaaattttaatagTGAACATGTTTCAAGGGTACAAAATACTAAGAATATAGAAGTTTACAAGCACCATAGCCATATGACAGTGTAAGTAATATTTGAAATCTTAACAATTTAGAAATGCGGTATTATAACGCAATATTTATTCATTCAGTTCACAAATACAGTCCAAGATACTGTAATCAGCACGTATGGGATGTCAGTTCTCAAAAGTGTGAAACACACAGCAAAATTTCTGGATTCTTCAACcgaacaaaaaatattttattactgctCATTTTTCAGATGCCATACAGACATCTATTGGTAATATCCGTACTGTTTTCTCTCGATTGTTGGATCCTGACATATGCCAGCGAACACTTCAGAGCCTTGCAGCTGCCGAGAGCGAGCCCGGCGCCCTGTGGCCGGGGCCACCACTGAGACCGCTCTGCGGCGCTGAGGAAGGCTGAAACGACGGGCGGACGGTCCCTTCCGCACTCCCAAACAAGCCCTCCGTATTGCCTTCAAGGAGTCTCAGACCTAAACGTTTCCCACCGACGACCCTCACTGTCGATTTTCCCTGCCGCTTCAGGCCTCTATCCCTGCTTCCCTTCACATCCACCTACAGGTCGCTCCTTGCGCGCATGAAAGCGCGGAACGCTCGGTATCCAGACCTCAGGACCTCACGGAGGAGGGGGGAGCGGTGGCAGTGTCCAGGTAGACAAAGAAAACACGGAGCCACCATGGCCAAAGCGAACAAAGAGAGCGACGCCCAGGAAACGCTCCTCTCCTGGCTCCCCGCGAGTGGAGGCGGAGAGCAGAGACAGGGCGGGAGCGCCGAGCGCAGCCCCACATTGGTCGGATTTTGCCGCAGACCCGCGGGGAGGGACGGAAAAGGGGGCGCCGCAGACCCCGCTTCTGCCACCGACGGAGACCCAGCGCTGCCGCGGAACTGTCACCCGCTCAGGGTGGCACGGCCGGGGCAACCAGCAAAGGGTCGCGCGGGCGGACAGCGGGCAGGGGCCCCGCAGCGAGGCCTCACTGCGGGAACGGCCGTGCGGGACTCGGCCCTGGAGAGGCGGAGCCGCCGCGCGTGTCCGCGAGCCAGAGCCGGGAAAGCGCCTTGGCCGCCGTCCCGCGGGAAGCCCGTGAAAGAGCAGCGCGGGGGCGGGAACTGTGACTGAGACCACGCCTCTCTCCGCAGTCCTCAACCAGGTCGGACCACACGCAATATAGAGCATGCAGGCGGTGTTTTCGGCGCTGTACAGCGTGCTGAGATCATGTCTGGCAGAGGCAAAGGCGGGAAGGGACTTGGCAAAGGCGGCGCCAAGCGCCACCGCAAGGTGCTGCGCGACAACATCCAGGGCATCACCAAGCCGGCCATCCGCCGCCTGGCTCGGCGCGGCGGCGTCAAGCGCATCTCGGGGCTCATCTACGAGGAGACGCGCGGCGTGCTCAAAGTGTTCCTGGAGAACGTGATCCGGGACGCCGTCACCTACACCGAGCACGCCAAGAGAAAGACTGTCACGGCTATGGACGTGGTCTACGCCCTTAAGCGCCAGGGACGCACCCTCTACGGTTTTGGCGGTTAAACTGAGTTTCTGGACTAACCACTGTCAAGAAAAAGGCTCTTTTCAGAGCCACCCAcagatttcaaaaaaaaagagctcTAGGTCACTATCTAATAAGGTTTTTTTAGTCGCGGTTAATTTCGTGGAAGTTGGGGTAAGGTTCTGATTTTGTGCCACCGTACCCCACCCGCAACCTTCCTACCTCTTCCTGTCCTTAAGTTTGATAGGATTAAGATTAGAAACATTGAAGTGCTTTTAATGTTAAATGCGAGACGAGGGAGTGGTAAATCGTTTGATTGAGGGATCCTGGGGTTCAAGGAAATACTTGGGGTTATTGAGATGTATGCTCGCGCTCTGCTTCTAGACACATTATTACACAAAAAAGGAACGgcttctcccagcactgagaCTATAGTGAAATGGCGGCGCTTCTCCCTCCCGCCATTCAGAGGGCGGGACAAGAGCctaaaagcagacagaaaaaaagctaaGAGAAGCTGCATGCGAGCCTTGTGCTGGCAAAAGCCTTTCCGTACTTCCCCCCCGCCTTGCATGTAAGGCTGCCCCTTTTTGCTTCAGCCACCAACTCTCGGCTGCGCATCCCACACCACCCTCCTTCCGCGCACGCAGCTTAAAATGGTGAATTTCAGAACGACCGGCAGCGGGGGCCGCCCGACTGGACGCAACCGGAGGCTCCGgcaccccctccccccctccccactaTCTCAGAAGCGGCACGGCCTTCAGCACGTAGAAGTGCTTGGCGCGGGCTGCCCGTCCCTGTTTCCTAAAATAAGAGACACAGCTCTCTCCAGTGATCGTGTGGTGGCTCTTAAAAGAGCCTTTCGGTCTGGTAAggatgggagaggaggggaCTCAGGCGCGCTCGCCGCGGATGCGACGGGCGAGCTGAATGTCCTTGGGCATGATGGTGACGCGCTTGGCGTGGATGGCACACAGGTTGGTGTCCTCGAAGAGCCCCACCAGGTAGGCCTCGCTGGCCTCCTGCAGAGCCATGACGGCCGAGCTCTGGAAGCGCAGGTCGGTCTTGAAGTCCTGCGCGATCTCGCGCACCAGACGCTGGAAGGGCAGCTTGCGGATCAGCAGCTCGGTCGACTTCTGGTAGCGCCGGATCTCGCGCAGCGCCACCGTGCCGGGCCGGTAGCGATGCGGCTTCTTGACGCCGCCCGTGGCCGGCGCGCTCTTGCGGGCCGCCTTGGTGGCCAACTGCTTGCGGGGCGCCTTGCCGCCCGTCGACTTACGCGCTGTCTGCTTCGTGCGCGCCATCGCTACACTTCCCCTACCTCTataaagaaaacttaaaaacagTTAAAACACTGGTACTCTCGAGTCCTATCGGCTGACTTTTATAGGCAAGTTCTGCTCCTTGATTGGCTGACGGGATCGGCAGAGCTCATTGGGCCAATTTGAAAATCCCGCGTTAACCCCCTCTTGGCTGAGCTGTTCTCTTGAATACttaggtttttcttttggtCCTCATTTTCTTCGGAGTCCATACTTCAGCTCTTTAACCACTTGCTTTCAGTAATTGTCCCCTTCATCGAGACAATTCTCATTCAGTCCGCAAGATCAGCCTGTTACCAAAGCTtggtaaaaattaaaacctgtttttctaaaattatCAGTTTTTGGGGGGAGGCGTGTGTGTGGGTAGGTGGGTGGGTGTGCGTCCGTGGGTTTACTACCTACCGAAATTCTATTATCTATAAAGCCCGTCGCTTATATTTTGTAATTCTAGATTTGCTTCCAGAAGAACCGAATGCTGTATGTGCAATCCAGAACGAACCCCCTTACgacttttctggtttttctttttagcagtTATGTAGTATAAGTGATCACATTGTTAACTGAAAAGGCACAGCCGGTAAGTACTATTCAGATTTTGAAACAAattggaggggggaaaaagcactacaggaaaacacaatacaaataaaacactgCAAGATGCTGAGAGACGTTTTTTTTTTAACGAAAGACGGCCAAGTCCCTTTGTACTGAGTAGGAGCTCGGAGTGCCCTCGGCTACCTCTTTTAGCCAAttgcttctcttcttccttgaCCAATTAGAGGAGGGAAGGCGTGGCTGCAACGGACTATAAAGCGAGCCCACAAAAGAAAGGGTTTTGTCTAGGGGTAGAAGACACGAAAATTTGGTATGGCGCGCACGAAGCAGACAGCGCGTAAGTCGACGGGCGGCAAGGCGCCCCGCAAGCAGTTGGCCACCAAGGCGGCCCGCAAGAGCGCGCCGGCCACGGGCGGCGTTAAGAAGCCGCATCGCTACCGGCCCGGCACGGTGGCGCTGCGCGAGATCCGGCGCTACCAGAAGTCGACCGAGCTGCTGATCCGCAAGCTGCCCTTCCAGCGCCTGGTGCGCGAGATCGCGCAGGATTTCAAGACCGACCTGCGCTTCCAGAGCTCGGCCGTCATGGCTCTGCAGGAGGCCAGCGAGGCCTACCTGGTGGGGCTCTTCGAGGACACCAACCTGTGCGCCATCCACGCCAAGCGCGTCACCATCATGCCCAAGGACATTCAGCTCGCCCGTCGCATCCGCGGCGAGCGCGCCTGAGtcccctcctctcccatccTTACCAGACCGAAAGGCTCTTTTAAGAGCCACCACACGATCACTGGAGAGAGCTGTGTCTCTTATTTTAGGAAACAGGGACGCGCAGCCCGCGCCAAACACTTCCCGTGCTCAAGGCCGTGCCGCTTCTGGGATAGGGGAggcgggggggagggggtgCCGGAGCCTCCGGTTGCGTCCAGTTGGGTGGTCCCCGCTGCCGTCCGTAGGTGTCGGTCGCTCTGAAATTCACCATTTCAAGCTGCGTGCGCGGGAGAAACGTGGTGTGGGATGCGCAGCCGACAGTGGTGGCTGGAGCAGAAAGGCAGCCTTACATGCAAGAGGGCAGTACGGAAA from Pithys albifrons albifrons isolate INPA30051 chromosome 3, PitAlb_v1, whole genome shotgun sequence includes these protein-coding regions:
- the LOC139669421 gene encoding histone H4, giving the protein MSGRGKGGKGLGKGGAKRHRKVLRDNIQGITKPAIRRLARRGGVKRISGLIYEETRGVLKVFLENVIRDAVTYTEHAKRKTVTAMDVVYALKRQGRTLYGFGG
- the LOC139669422 gene encoding histone H3, which translates into the protein MARTKQTARKSTGGKAPRKQLATKAARKSAPATGGVKKPHRYRPGTVALREIRRYQKSTELLIRKLPFQRLVREIAQDFKTDLRFQSSAVMALQEASEAYLVGLFEDTNLCAIHAKRVTIMPKDIQLARRIRGERA
- the LOC139669423 gene encoding histone H3 translates to MARTKQTARKSTGGKAPRKQLATKAARKSAPATGGVKKPHRYRPGTVALREIRRYQKSTELLIRKLPFQRLVREIAQDFKTDLRFQSSAVMALQEASEAYLVGLFEDTNLCAIHAKRVTIMPKDIQLARRIRGERA